The Ovis aries strain OAR_USU_Benz2616 breed Rambouillet chromosome 11, ARS-UI_Ramb_v3.0, whole genome shotgun sequence genome window below encodes:
- the MBTD1 gene encoding MBT domain-containing protein 1 isoform X5 encodes MFDGYDSCSEDTSSSSSSEESEEEAAPLPSSLPIIKNNGQVYTYPDGKSGMATCEMCGMVGVRDAFYSKTKRFCSVSCSRSYSSNSKKASILARLQVTGKPPTKKAKVLQKQPLVAKLAAYAQYQATLQNQAKTKSAAVSTEGFNWGNYINSNSFIAAPVTCFKHAPMGTCWGDISENVRVEVPNTDCSLPTKVFWIAGIVKLAGYNALLRYEGFENDSGLDFWCSICGSDIHPVGWCAASGKPLVPPRTIQHKYTNWKAFLVKRLTGAKTLPPDFSQKVSESMQYPFKPCMRVEVVDKRHLCRTRVAVVESVIGGRLRLVYEESEDRTDDFWCHMHSPLIHHIGWSRSIGHRFKRSDITKKQDGHFDTPPHLFAKVKEVDQSGEWFKEGMKLEAIDPLNLSTICVATIRKVLADGFLMIGIDGSEAADGSDWFCYHATSPSIFPVGFCEINMIELTPPRGYTKLPFKWFDYLRETGSIAAPVKLFNKDVPNHGFRVGMKLEAVDLMEPRLICVATVTRIIHRLLRIHFDGWEEEYDQWVDCESPDLYPVGWCQLTGYQLQPPASQSSRESQSGSSKQKKKTKSQQYKGHKKMTTLQLKEELIDGEDYSFLQGASDQESNGSANFYIKQEP; translated from the exons ATGTTTGACGGCTATGATAGCTGCAGTGAGGACACGAGCAGCAGCTCCAGCTCtgaggagagtgaagaggaggCTGCTCCCTTACCTTCCAGTCTCCCAATCATCAAAAACAATGGCCAAGTGTACACGTACCCAGACGGTAAATCCGGCATGG cTACCTGTGAAATGTGTGGAATGGTTGGTGTGCGAGATGCTTTTTACTCTAAAACAAAGCGTTTCTGCAGTGTTTCATGTTCAAGAAGTTACTCATCAAACTCCAAGAAGGCAAGCATTTTGGCCAGACTTCAGGTAACG GGTAAGCCTCcaacaaagaaagcaaaagttCTTCAGAAACAGCCTTTAGTTGCTAAACTAGCTGCATATGCTCAGTATCAAGCTACCTTACAAAACCAAGCCAAGACTAAATCAG CAGCAGTCTCCACAGAAGGTTTCAACTGGGGTAACTACATCAATAGCAATAGCTTTATAGCAGCTCCAGTTACCTGCTTTAAACAT GCACCTATGGGGACCTGCTGGGGTGATATCTCAGAAAATGTGAGAGTAGAAGTTCCCAatacagactgcagcctacctacCAAAGTCTTCTGGATCGCTGGAATAGTAAAATTAGCAG GTTACAATGCCCTCTTAAGATATGAAGGATTTGAAAATGACTCTGGTCTGGACTTCTGGTGCAGTATATGTGGTTCTGATATCCATCCAGTTGGTTGGTGCGCTGCAAGTGGAAAACCTCTTGTCCCTCCTAGAA ctaTTCAGCATAAGTATACAAACTGGAAAGCTTTTCTAGTGAAACGACTTACTGGTGCCAAAACTCTTCCTCCCGATTTCTCACAAAAG gtttCAGAGAGCATGCAGTATCCTTTCAAGCCTTGCATGAGAGTAGAGGTGGTTGACAAGAGGCATTTGTGTCGAACACGAGTGGCAGTGGTGGAAAGTGTAATTGGAGGAAGATTAAGACTAGTATATGAAGAGAGTGAAGACAGAACAGATGACTTCTGGTGCCATATGCACAGCCCATTAATCCATCATATTGGTTGGTCTCGAAGCATAGGCCATCGATTCAAAAGATCTG ATATTACAAAGAAACAGGATGGACATTTTGATACACCACCACATTTATTTGCTAAG GTAAAAGAAGTAGACCAGAGTGGGGAATGGTTCaaggaaggaatgaaattggAAGCTATAGACCCATTAAATCTTTCCACAATATGTGTTGCGACCATTAGAAAG GTGCTGGCTGATGGATTCCTGATGATTGGGATCGATGGCTCAGAAGCAGCAGATGGATCTGACTGGTTCTGTTATCATGCAACCtccccttctattttccctgTTGGTTTCTGTGAAATTAACATGATTGAACTCACTCCACCCAGAG GTTACACAAAGCTTCCTTTTAAATGGTTTGACTACCTCAGGGAAACTGGCTCCATTGCAGCACCAGTAAAACTGTTTAATAAG GATGTTCCAAATCACGGATTTCGTGTCGGGATGAAATTAGAAGCAGTGGATCTCATGGAGCCACGATTAATATGTGTAGCCACAGTAACTCGAATTATTCATCGTCTCTTGAGGATACATTTTGATGGATGGGAAGAAGAATATGATCAGTGGGTAGACTGTGAGTCCCCTGACCTCTATCCTGTAGGGTGGTGTCAGTTAACTGGATATCAACTACAGCCTCCAGCATCACAGT catCAAGAGAAAGCCAGTCAGGTTcatcaaaacagaagaaaaagaccaAGTCCCAGCAATACAAAGGACATAAGAAAA
- the MBTD1 gene encoding MBT domain-containing protein 1 isoform X8, translated as MFDGYDSCSEDTSSSSSSEESEEEAAPLPSSLPIIKNNGQVYTYPDGKSGMATCEMCGMVGVRDAFYSKTKRFCSVSCSRSYSSNSKKASILARLQGKPPTKKAKVLQKQPLVAKLAAYAQYQATLQNQAKTKSAVSTEGFNWGNYINSNSFIAAPVTCFKHAPMGTCWGDISENVRVEVPNTDCSLPTKVFWIAGIVKLAGYNALLRYEGFENDSGLDFWCSICGSDIHPVGWCAASGKPLVPPRTIQHKYTNWKAFLVKRLTGAKTLPPDFSQKVSESMQYPFKPCMRVEVVDKRHLCRTRVAVVESVIGGRLRLVYEESEDRTDDFWCHMHSPLIHHIGWSRSIGHRFKRSDITKKQDGHFDTPPHLFAKVKEVDQSGEWFKEGMKLEAIDPLNLSTICVATIRKVLADGFLMIGIDGSEAADGSDWFCYHATSPSIFPVGFCEINMIELTPPRGYTKLPFKWFDYLRETGSIAAPVKLFNKDVPNHGFRVGMKLEAVDLMEPRLICVATVTRIIHRLLRIHFDGWEEEYDQWVDCESPDLYPVGWCQLTGYQLQPPASQSSRESQSGSSKQKKKTKSQQYKGHKKMTTLQLKEELIDGEDYSFLQGASDQESNGSANFYIKQEP; from the exons ATGTTTGACGGCTATGATAGCTGCAGTGAGGACACGAGCAGCAGCTCCAGCTCtgaggagagtgaagaggaggCTGCTCCCTTACCTTCCAGTCTCCCAATCATCAAAAACAATGGCCAAGTGTACACGTACCCAGACGGTAAATCCGGCATGG cTACCTGTGAAATGTGTGGAATGGTTGGTGTGCGAGATGCTTTTTACTCTAAAACAAAGCGTTTCTGCAGTGTTTCATGTTCAAGAAGTTACTCATCAAACTCCAAGAAGGCAAGCATTTTGGCCAGACTTCAG GGTAAGCCTCcaacaaagaaagcaaaagttCTTCAGAAACAGCCTTTAGTTGCTAAACTAGCTGCATATGCTCAGTATCAAGCTACCTTACAAAACCAAGCCAAGACTAAATCAG CAGTCTCCACAGAAGGTTTCAACTGGGGTAACTACATCAATAGCAATAGCTTTATAGCAGCTCCAGTTACCTGCTTTAAACAT GCACCTATGGGGACCTGCTGGGGTGATATCTCAGAAAATGTGAGAGTAGAAGTTCCCAatacagactgcagcctacctacCAAAGTCTTCTGGATCGCTGGAATAGTAAAATTAGCAG GTTACAATGCCCTCTTAAGATATGAAGGATTTGAAAATGACTCTGGTCTGGACTTCTGGTGCAGTATATGTGGTTCTGATATCCATCCAGTTGGTTGGTGCGCTGCAAGTGGAAAACCTCTTGTCCCTCCTAGAA ctaTTCAGCATAAGTATACAAACTGGAAAGCTTTTCTAGTGAAACGACTTACTGGTGCCAAAACTCTTCCTCCCGATTTCTCACAAAAG gtttCAGAGAGCATGCAGTATCCTTTCAAGCCTTGCATGAGAGTAGAGGTGGTTGACAAGAGGCATTTGTGTCGAACACGAGTGGCAGTGGTGGAAAGTGTAATTGGAGGAAGATTAAGACTAGTATATGAAGAGAGTGAAGACAGAACAGATGACTTCTGGTGCCATATGCACAGCCCATTAATCCATCATATTGGTTGGTCTCGAAGCATAGGCCATCGATTCAAAAGATCTG ATATTACAAAGAAACAGGATGGACATTTTGATACACCACCACATTTATTTGCTAAG GTAAAAGAAGTAGACCAGAGTGGGGAATGGTTCaaggaaggaatgaaattggAAGCTATAGACCCATTAAATCTTTCCACAATATGTGTTGCGACCATTAGAAAG GTGCTGGCTGATGGATTCCTGATGATTGGGATCGATGGCTCAGAAGCAGCAGATGGATCTGACTGGTTCTGTTATCATGCAACCtccccttctattttccctgTTGGTTTCTGTGAAATTAACATGATTGAACTCACTCCACCCAGAG GTTACACAAAGCTTCCTTTTAAATGGTTTGACTACCTCAGGGAAACTGGCTCCATTGCAGCACCAGTAAAACTGTTTAATAAG GATGTTCCAAATCACGGATTTCGTGTCGGGATGAAATTAGAAGCAGTGGATCTCATGGAGCCACGATTAATATGTGTAGCCACAGTAACTCGAATTATTCATCGTCTCTTGAGGATACATTTTGATGGATGGGAAGAAGAATATGATCAGTGGGTAGACTGTGAGTCCCCTGACCTCTATCCTGTAGGGTGGTGTCAGTTAACTGGATATCAACTACAGCCTCCAGCATCACAGT catCAAGAGAAAGCCAGTCAGGTTcatcaaaacagaagaaaaagaccaAGTCCCAGCAATACAAAGGACATAAGAAAA
- the MBTD1 gene encoding MBT domain-containing protein 1 isoform X6, whose protein sequence is MFDGYDSCSEDTSSSSSSEESEEEAAPLPSSLPIIKNNGQVYTYPDGKSGMATCEMCGMVGVRDAFYSKTKRFCSVSCSRSYSSNSKKASILARLQVTGKPPTKKAKVLQKQPLVAKLAAYAQYQATLQNQAKTKSAVSTEGFNWGNYINSNSFIAAPVTCFKHAPMGTCWGDISENVRVEVPNTDCSLPTKVFWIAGIVKLAGYNALLRYEGFENDSGLDFWCSICGSDIHPVGWCAASGKPLVPPRTIQHKYTNWKAFLVKRLTGAKTLPPDFSQKVSESMQYPFKPCMRVEVVDKRHLCRTRVAVVESVIGGRLRLVYEESEDRTDDFWCHMHSPLIHHIGWSRSIGHRFKRSDITKKQDGHFDTPPHLFAKVKEVDQSGEWFKEGMKLEAIDPLNLSTICVATIRKVLADGFLMIGIDGSEAADGSDWFCYHATSPSIFPVGFCEINMIELTPPRGYTKLPFKWFDYLRETGSIAAPVKLFNKDVPNHGFRVGMKLEAVDLMEPRLICVATVTRIIHRLLRIHFDGWEEEYDQWVDCESPDLYPVGWCQLTGYQLQPPASQSSRESQSGSSKQKKKTKSQQYKGHKKMTTLQLKEELIDGEDYSFLQGASDQESNGSANFYIKQEP, encoded by the exons ATGTTTGACGGCTATGATAGCTGCAGTGAGGACACGAGCAGCAGCTCCAGCTCtgaggagagtgaagaggaggCTGCTCCCTTACCTTCCAGTCTCCCAATCATCAAAAACAATGGCCAAGTGTACACGTACCCAGACGGTAAATCCGGCATGG cTACCTGTGAAATGTGTGGAATGGTTGGTGTGCGAGATGCTTTTTACTCTAAAACAAAGCGTTTCTGCAGTGTTTCATGTTCAAGAAGTTACTCATCAAACTCCAAGAAGGCAAGCATTTTGGCCAGACTTCAGGTAACG GGTAAGCCTCcaacaaagaaagcaaaagttCTTCAGAAACAGCCTTTAGTTGCTAAACTAGCTGCATATGCTCAGTATCAAGCTACCTTACAAAACCAAGCCAAGACTAAATCAG CAGTCTCCACAGAAGGTTTCAACTGGGGTAACTACATCAATAGCAATAGCTTTATAGCAGCTCCAGTTACCTGCTTTAAACAT GCACCTATGGGGACCTGCTGGGGTGATATCTCAGAAAATGTGAGAGTAGAAGTTCCCAatacagactgcagcctacctacCAAAGTCTTCTGGATCGCTGGAATAGTAAAATTAGCAG GTTACAATGCCCTCTTAAGATATGAAGGATTTGAAAATGACTCTGGTCTGGACTTCTGGTGCAGTATATGTGGTTCTGATATCCATCCAGTTGGTTGGTGCGCTGCAAGTGGAAAACCTCTTGTCCCTCCTAGAA ctaTTCAGCATAAGTATACAAACTGGAAAGCTTTTCTAGTGAAACGACTTACTGGTGCCAAAACTCTTCCTCCCGATTTCTCACAAAAG gtttCAGAGAGCATGCAGTATCCTTTCAAGCCTTGCATGAGAGTAGAGGTGGTTGACAAGAGGCATTTGTGTCGAACACGAGTGGCAGTGGTGGAAAGTGTAATTGGAGGAAGATTAAGACTAGTATATGAAGAGAGTGAAGACAGAACAGATGACTTCTGGTGCCATATGCACAGCCCATTAATCCATCATATTGGTTGGTCTCGAAGCATAGGCCATCGATTCAAAAGATCTG ATATTACAAAGAAACAGGATGGACATTTTGATACACCACCACATTTATTTGCTAAG GTAAAAGAAGTAGACCAGAGTGGGGAATGGTTCaaggaaggaatgaaattggAAGCTATAGACCCATTAAATCTTTCCACAATATGTGTTGCGACCATTAGAAAG GTGCTGGCTGATGGATTCCTGATGATTGGGATCGATGGCTCAGAAGCAGCAGATGGATCTGACTGGTTCTGTTATCATGCAACCtccccttctattttccctgTTGGTTTCTGTGAAATTAACATGATTGAACTCACTCCACCCAGAG GTTACACAAAGCTTCCTTTTAAATGGTTTGACTACCTCAGGGAAACTGGCTCCATTGCAGCACCAGTAAAACTGTTTAATAAG GATGTTCCAAATCACGGATTTCGTGTCGGGATGAAATTAGAAGCAGTGGATCTCATGGAGCCACGATTAATATGTGTAGCCACAGTAACTCGAATTATTCATCGTCTCTTGAGGATACATTTTGATGGATGGGAAGAAGAATATGATCAGTGGGTAGACTGTGAGTCCCCTGACCTCTATCCTGTAGGGTGGTGTCAGTTAACTGGATATCAACTACAGCCTCCAGCATCACAGT catCAAGAGAAAGCCAGTCAGGTTcatcaaaacagaagaaaaagaccaAGTCCCAGCAATACAAAGGACATAAGAAAA
- the MBTD1 gene encoding MBT domain-containing protein 1 isoform X7, with the protein MFDGYDSCSEDTSSSSSSEESEEEAAPLPSSLPIIKNNGQVYTYPDGKSGMATCEMCGMVGVRDAFYSKTKRFCSVSCSRSYSSNSKKASILARLQGKPPTKKAKVLQKQPLVAKLAAYAQYQATLQNQAKTKSAAVSTEGFNWGNYINSNSFIAAPVTCFKHAPMGTCWGDISENVRVEVPNTDCSLPTKVFWIAGIVKLAGYNALLRYEGFENDSGLDFWCSICGSDIHPVGWCAASGKPLVPPRTIQHKYTNWKAFLVKRLTGAKTLPPDFSQKVSESMQYPFKPCMRVEVVDKRHLCRTRVAVVESVIGGRLRLVYEESEDRTDDFWCHMHSPLIHHIGWSRSIGHRFKRSDITKKQDGHFDTPPHLFAKVKEVDQSGEWFKEGMKLEAIDPLNLSTICVATIRKVLADGFLMIGIDGSEAADGSDWFCYHATSPSIFPVGFCEINMIELTPPRGYTKLPFKWFDYLRETGSIAAPVKLFNKDVPNHGFRVGMKLEAVDLMEPRLICVATVTRIIHRLLRIHFDGWEEEYDQWVDCESPDLYPVGWCQLTGYQLQPPASQSSRESQSGSSKQKKKTKSQQYKGHKKMTTLQLKEELIDGEDYSFLQGASDQESNGSANFYIKQEP; encoded by the exons ATGTTTGACGGCTATGATAGCTGCAGTGAGGACACGAGCAGCAGCTCCAGCTCtgaggagagtgaagaggaggCTGCTCCCTTACCTTCCAGTCTCCCAATCATCAAAAACAATGGCCAAGTGTACACGTACCCAGACGGTAAATCCGGCATGG cTACCTGTGAAATGTGTGGAATGGTTGGTGTGCGAGATGCTTTTTACTCTAAAACAAAGCGTTTCTGCAGTGTTTCATGTTCAAGAAGTTACTCATCAAACTCCAAGAAGGCAAGCATTTTGGCCAGACTTCAG GGTAAGCCTCcaacaaagaaagcaaaagttCTTCAGAAACAGCCTTTAGTTGCTAAACTAGCTGCATATGCTCAGTATCAAGCTACCTTACAAAACCAAGCCAAGACTAAATCAG CAGCAGTCTCCACAGAAGGTTTCAACTGGGGTAACTACATCAATAGCAATAGCTTTATAGCAGCTCCAGTTACCTGCTTTAAACAT GCACCTATGGGGACCTGCTGGGGTGATATCTCAGAAAATGTGAGAGTAGAAGTTCCCAatacagactgcagcctacctacCAAAGTCTTCTGGATCGCTGGAATAGTAAAATTAGCAG GTTACAATGCCCTCTTAAGATATGAAGGATTTGAAAATGACTCTGGTCTGGACTTCTGGTGCAGTATATGTGGTTCTGATATCCATCCAGTTGGTTGGTGCGCTGCAAGTGGAAAACCTCTTGTCCCTCCTAGAA ctaTTCAGCATAAGTATACAAACTGGAAAGCTTTTCTAGTGAAACGACTTACTGGTGCCAAAACTCTTCCTCCCGATTTCTCACAAAAG gtttCAGAGAGCATGCAGTATCCTTTCAAGCCTTGCATGAGAGTAGAGGTGGTTGACAAGAGGCATTTGTGTCGAACACGAGTGGCAGTGGTGGAAAGTGTAATTGGAGGAAGATTAAGACTAGTATATGAAGAGAGTGAAGACAGAACAGATGACTTCTGGTGCCATATGCACAGCCCATTAATCCATCATATTGGTTGGTCTCGAAGCATAGGCCATCGATTCAAAAGATCTG ATATTACAAAGAAACAGGATGGACATTTTGATACACCACCACATTTATTTGCTAAG GTAAAAGAAGTAGACCAGAGTGGGGAATGGTTCaaggaaggaatgaaattggAAGCTATAGACCCATTAAATCTTTCCACAATATGTGTTGCGACCATTAGAAAG GTGCTGGCTGATGGATTCCTGATGATTGGGATCGATGGCTCAGAAGCAGCAGATGGATCTGACTGGTTCTGTTATCATGCAACCtccccttctattttccctgTTGGTTTCTGTGAAATTAACATGATTGAACTCACTCCACCCAGAG GTTACACAAAGCTTCCTTTTAAATGGTTTGACTACCTCAGGGAAACTGGCTCCATTGCAGCACCAGTAAAACTGTTTAATAAG GATGTTCCAAATCACGGATTTCGTGTCGGGATGAAATTAGAAGCAGTGGATCTCATGGAGCCACGATTAATATGTGTAGCCACAGTAACTCGAATTATTCATCGTCTCTTGAGGATACATTTTGATGGATGGGAAGAAGAATATGATCAGTGGGTAGACTGTGAGTCCCCTGACCTCTATCCTGTAGGGTGGTGTCAGTTAACTGGATATCAACTACAGCCTCCAGCATCACAGT catCAAGAGAAAGCCAGTCAGGTTcatcaaaacagaagaaaaagaccaAGTCCCAGCAATACAAAGGACATAAGAAAA